In Onychostoma macrolepis isolate SWU-2019 chromosome 12, ASM1243209v1, whole genome shotgun sequence, a single window of DNA contains:
- the chst3b gene encoding carbohydrate sulfotransferase 3b — protein MRIKYTISIIFIVALVIIEKENNIISKVSDKLTPRLTPLTPLLMLSASLLSAAQHNVSSQQHLSALENSTRSVQRTAASAAGGRKHILLLATTRTGSSFVGEFFNQQGSSMFYLFEPLWHVERMLTVESGGTNATVAGPAYRDVLRQLLLCDFSLLESFIEPPPQDHVTTALFRRESSRSLCEDPVCTPLVRKVFERYHCRERRCGPLNLTLAAQSCALKQHRAIKSVRVRQLETLRPLAEDPRLDMTFIQLVRDPRAVLASRMVAFSSKYDVWKRWAVDGDLPVDEDEVRKLKGNCDNIRMSAEIGLKQPPWLRGRYMLVRYEDIARFPMRKAAEMYDFIGIPFTAKVEEWILKNTRASKEVSGVYSTQKNSSEQVEKWRFSIPFKLVQLVQKVCGPTMTLFGYKFAENRDMLTDKSVSLIEKRTFL, from the exons ATGCGCATTAAATATACCATTTCTATCATCTTTATTGTGGCTCTGGTCATCATagaaaaggaaaacaacatTATTTCAAA GGTGTCTGATAAACTGACCCCCAGACTGACCCCGCTGACCCCGTTGCTGATGCTCAGTGCTTCTCTCCTGTCCGCTGCGCAGCACAATGTCTCGTCCCAGCAACACCTGAGTGCTCTGGAGAACTCGACTCGGAGCGTCCAGCGCACCGCGGCGTCCGCAGCCGGAGGACGGAAGCACATCCTTCTGCTGGCCACGACTCGCACCGGCTCCTCGTTCGTGGGAGAGTTCTTTAACCAGCAGGGCTCCagcatgttttatttgttcGAACCGCTGTGGCACGTGGAGCGCATGCTGACCGTCGAGAGCGGTGGGACGAATGCTACAGTCGCAGGCCCGGCGTATCGAGACGTTCTGCGCCAGCTGCTCCTCTGCGACTTCTCTCTCCTGGAGAGCTTCATTGAGCCGCCGCCACAGGATCACGTGACCACCGCGCTCTTCCGCCGAGAGTCCAGCCGCTCGCTGTGCGAGGATCCCGTCTGCACGCCGCTGGTCAGGAAGGTGTTCGAGCGCTACCACTGCCGCGAGCGCCGCTGCGGGCCGCTCAACCTGACGCTGGCCGCTCAGTCCTGCGCTCTCAAGCAGCACCGCGCCATCAAGTCTGTCCGTGTGCGGCAGCTGGAGACGCTCCGGCCACTGGCCGAGGATCCCCGGCTCGACATGACCTTCATCCAGCTGGTCAGAGACCCTCGCGCCGTCCTGGCCTCACGCATGGTGGCCTTCTCCAGCAAGTACGACGTCTGGAAGCGGTGGGCAGTGGACGGAGACCTTCCGGTGGATGAGGATGAAGTGAGGAAGCTCAAGGGAAACTGCGACAACATCCGCATGTCTGCCGAGATCGGCCTGAAGCAGCCACCGTGGCTCCGCGGACGCTACATGCTAGTGCGCTACGAGGACATCGCACGATTCCCCATGCGCAAAGCTGCAGAGATGTATGACTTTATAGGCATTCCCTTCACCGCAAAGGTGGAGGAGTGGATCCTAAAAAATACCCGAGCGTCTAAGGAGGTCAGTGGAGTTTATTCCACCCAGAAGAACTCCTCGGAGCAGGTGGAGAAATGGAGGTTTAGCATTCCCTTCAAACTGGTGCAGCTGGTGCAGAAAGTGTGTGGACCCACCATGACTCTGTTTGGATACAAGTTTGCAGAGAATAGAGACATGCTGACTGATAAATCAGTAAGTTTGATTGAGAAgagaacatttttatga
- the ghitm gene encoding growth hormone-inducible transmembrane protein isoform X1, translating into MLVTRLSCLRSVPVLGLRSVLRSPALMKSGSPQIRPQQGYSTKTRLGFRRSKTTKDQVQDAAFQPATDTAIKIDSMGRMVLAGGAAVGLGALCYYGLGMSNEMGAIEKAVIWPQYVKDRIHSTYMYFAGSVGLTALSALAVSRTPALMGLMMRGSWLAIGATFAAMIGAGMLVRSISYEHSPMPKHLAWALHAGVMGAVIAPLTLLGGPLMVRAAWYTAGIVGGLSTVAMCAPSEKFLSLGGPLAVGFGVVFASSLGSMFLPPTSAFGAGLYSVAVYGGLVLFSMFLLYDTQKVMKRAETHPLYGVQKYDPINACMGIYMDTLNIFMRLVMILANGGGNRRK; encoded by the exons ATGCTGGTCACACGCCTGTCATGCCTGCGGTCAGTCCCTGTGCTGGGGCTGCGGTCAGTCCTGCGGAGTCCAGCCCTGATGAAGTCCGGTTCACCCCAGATCAGACCACAGCAG GGTTATTCCACCAAGACTCGACTGGGGTTCCGCCGGAGCAAGACGACCAAAGATCAAGTCCAGGACGCAGCGTTTCAGCCTGCTACAGACACCGCAATCAAAA TCGACAGCATGGGCCGGATGGTCCTCGCAGGAGGCGCCGCCGTCGGACTCGGAGCGCTGTGTTATTACGGCTTGGGGATGTCCAATGAGATGGGAGCCATCGAGAAAGCAGT GATCTGGCCGCAGTACGTGAAGGACAGGATTCACTCCACATACATGTATTTCGCGGGCAGCGTGGGTCTGACGGCGCTCTCGGCCCTCGCGGTCAGCAGAACGCCGGCGCTCATGGGACTCATGATGAGGGGCTCCTGGCTG GCTATTGGCGCCACGTTCGCTGCTATGATCGGTGCCGGGATGCTGGTGAGGTCGATCTCGTACGAACACAGTCCGATGCCGAAACACCTGGCCTGGGCTCTACACGCAG GTGTGATGGGAGCTGTTATCGCTCCGTTGACTCTGCTGGGCGGCCCGCTGATGGTGCGAGCGGCTTGGTACACCGCAGGAATCGTGGGCGGTCTGTCGACGGTGGCCATGTGTGCGCCGAGCGAGAAGTTCCTGAGCTTGGGCGGCCCGCTGGCCGTGGGCTTCGGCGTGGTGTTCGCCTCGTCTCTGG GCTCCATGTTTCTGCCCCCCACCTCAGCATTCGGGGCCGGCCTGTACTCGGTGGCGGTTTATGGAGGTCTGGTCCTGTTTAGCATGTTTCTGCTGTATGACACACAGAAAGTCATGAAGCGTGCCGAGACGCACCCTCTTTACGGCGTTCAGAAATATGACCCCATTAATGC ATGTATGGGCATCTACATGGACACGCTCAACATCTTCATGCGGCTGGTCATGATTCTAGCCAACGGCGGCGGAAACAGAAGGAAGTAG
- the ghitm gene encoding growth hormone-inducible transmembrane protein isoform X2 — protein MLPLCLVLVIGSPEMDISASRGWLPESRLMSALLFSAVDSMGRMVLAGGAAVGLGALCYYGLGMSNEMGAIEKAVIWPQYVKDRIHSTYMYFAGSVGLTALSALAVSRTPALMGLMMRGSWLAIGATFAAMIGAGMLVRSISYEHSPMPKHLAWALHAGVMGAVIAPLTLLGGPLMVRAAWYTAGIVGGLSTVAMCAPSEKFLSLGGPLAVGFGVVFASSLGSMFLPPTSAFGAGLYSVAVYGGLVLFSMFLLYDTQKVMKRAETHPLYGVQKYDPINACMGIYMDTLNIFMRLVMILANGGGNRRK, from the exons ATGCTTCCGCTGTGTCTGGTGCTTGTGATCGGATCACCTGAGATGGATATTAGTGCCAG CCGAGGGTGGCTCCCTGAGAGCCGGCTGATGTCTGCGCTTCTCTTCTCTGCAGTCGACAGCATGGGCCGGATGGTCCTCGCAGGAGGCGCCGCCGTCGGACTCGGAGCGCTGTGTTATTACGGCTTGGGGATGTCCAATGAGATGGGAGCCATCGAGAAAGCAGT GATCTGGCCGCAGTACGTGAAGGACAGGATTCACTCCACATACATGTATTTCGCGGGCAGCGTGGGTCTGACGGCGCTCTCGGCCCTCGCGGTCAGCAGAACGCCGGCGCTCATGGGACTCATGATGAGGGGCTCCTGGCTG GCTATTGGCGCCACGTTCGCTGCTATGATCGGTGCCGGGATGCTGGTGAGGTCGATCTCGTACGAACACAGTCCGATGCCGAAACACCTGGCCTGGGCTCTACACGCAG GTGTGATGGGAGCTGTTATCGCTCCGTTGACTCTGCTGGGCGGCCCGCTGATGGTGCGAGCGGCTTGGTACACCGCAGGAATCGTGGGCGGTCTGTCGACGGTGGCCATGTGTGCGCCGAGCGAGAAGTTCCTGAGCTTGGGCGGCCCGCTGGCCGTGGGCTTCGGCGTGGTGTTCGCCTCGTCTCTGG GCTCCATGTTTCTGCCCCCCACCTCAGCATTCGGGGCCGGCCTGTACTCGGTGGCGGTTTATGGAGGTCTGGTCCTGTTTAGCATGTTTCTGCTGTATGACACACAGAAAGTCATGAAGCGTGCCGAGACGCACCCTCTTTACGGCGTTCAGAAATATGACCCCATTAATGC ATGTATGGGCATCTACATGGACACGCTCAACATCTTCATGCGGCTGGTCATGATTCTAGCCAACGGCGGCGGAAACAGAAGGAAGTAG